The Bradyrhizobium betae genomic interval CGGGCGCAAATTGTCCGACGCCATCTTGTCGGTCTGCGGCGAATTTTCGATTCCGAGTTCCTGCGTCTTGATCGTGGCGAGTCATACGCATTTTGCACCTCCGCTGGAGGCCGACAAGCCGATGCTTGGTTTGTCTTGCGAAGACCACATTCTGGATGTCTCGCGTCGGCTGACGAACAAACTCCGGGCCCTGCTCAACGAAGGTCCGAGCGAGGGAGCGTTACGCAAAGGCAAATTCGAGATTCACGCCAGTGTCAATCGGCGACGCCCATGGCATCTGCCGCAAATTACGCGCGACGGGCTGCGATTCGAACGCATCGTTCTTGCGCCAAACGAACATGGGCCGACCTTGCCCATGATTACCGCCTTGGTCATGACCGGCGCAACAACGTGTGTTGTTTGGGGCTACACGTGTCACCCGACTTCCTTTCCTGGGGCTTGTATCAGTGCCGACTATCCCGGCGTGGTCCGTGAAGCTCTAAGACGCCGTTTTGGTCCGGAGACAACTTCGATTTTTCTGCAAGGTTTCGCTGGGGACATACGTCCTCCGAGCCCTTCGCGGGCATGGACTGCGAGCTCGGCGTTGCGGACCCTCCTGCAAGGTCCTCGGTTCCACGGCATGACCTTCGACGAATGGAAGCATTGGGCGAACAGTGTAGCGGACGGGGTGCTGCGCGCGATTGATTTGGCGCATGACGCGCCGGATGACTTTCCGATTGATGGCAGCATCGCGTCGATAGCTCTCGATCGCCTGCTGCCACAGGCCGAGCCGACGCGGCTGGTCGAGATGCAACGTCTCAGCATCCTCGGAGAGGAGATCCTCTCTGTGAGTGCGGAGCCTGTTTGCGGTCTCGAAGCGCTCTGTCCGAAAGATGCTCTGCTGGTTGGCTACAGCCGTGATGTATTCGGATACTGGCCTTCCGAGGCCGACATTGCGCTGGGCGGCTATGAGGTTGCCGGGTTCAAGAGCCTGTTTGGGCTAATGGGCGAGTGGCGCACGGGACTGGACCAGGTGTTCTCCGAGATGGTCGGGTCAGTAGCTTAGAGGCTCGCGGGCAGGCTTGTCCGACACTCCAGCGAAAGCGGTCCGCGCATTGGGCCGCGCCCCGCCATAGCGAAAATAACGCTGCGAGAACCTGATGAGAGGTAGTTCAAAATACGTGGCGCTCAAGGCGCAGATTGCTGCAGAGAGCGCGAATGCGCTGAGTGCGACGCCCACTCCCTGCCAGGTGGATACGTCTCGAGACAGATGAAAGGTCAAGGAGATCAGGAGGGCAACGCAAACGTGCACCAAGTAAAGTGCATAAGAAATTCTAGCAAAGAACTGAGCGGTCCGGCTTCGCAGGATAGCCAAGCTTGGAGAACCGCGTCGCTTCAAGACTGCGAACAACAGCGACCCGTAGAACAGCCCCAGGTAAGTGTGACCCCAGATAGCCATTTGTACGTCGGTATCTGTTGCGATCGCTATCGCGTAGATCGGGAAAAAGACAGAAGTTGCGATCAGCATAAAATTCGCAATGGTCTGCAGTCTCCGATTATCGGCTCCACCCTCTGCGTAGAGTGCAATAATCGCTCCGATCGCCAAGTTGTCGGCCCGCAAGGGAGTAAGGACATAATATCCATATGTCGCGAGCGCCCCACCATGCCACCAGGCAAAGACCCGCAAGATCGGACAAAGGACAATAATGGCTATCAAGAGCGCGCGCAGCCGACGTTCCGAAGTGAGCGCGATCACCGCCGGAAACAGGAGATAGAACTGCTCCTCGATTGCCAGTGACCAAGTGCCCGCGAGCCATATCGCTCCATAGGTCTCCCGGGCGGTCATCCAAAGGTTCTGAAGACCGACAACATAAGTCCAGAGCGGTATCTGGCCGTCGAAAAGAGCAGGTGCAAAATGAACCATGCTGGCGATTGCGCACACCAGGATCATTGCGTAGTAAATCGGTAGAATGCGAAGCGCGCGGCGTGCATAGAAAACCGAGAAGTAATTTTTGGATCCTTTGTTGCGCAATAGTATCCGGGTAATCAAAAATCCGGATAAGACGAAGAAAAGGTCTACTCCGGATCGTCCGAAGATTGTCAGCTTCCACAGGATGGATGCAGAGCCGATCTCGGAGCTGGCGCCGACATAGTGCCAAAGAACGACCAATAGGATCGCCAATGCTCTCAGGCCGTCGATCTCTGGTATTTTATCCATTGCAATCCCGAGATTTGTCGCATGCCGAGGTGACTACTAGATGCCGTTGGGAAAGGCCAGAGGTCTGCCAGCGAATATGGCTCAGACGATCATTTTCGGCATGTGGTCGATGAGCCAACCCCAATCTTTCTGAGTGTTCAATCGAGCCTCGCCTGATGGCAAGGCAGCTTCACCTCATCTTGCAGGCGTTCGTCTCCTTTGGCGGTTGAACGGTGCCAGTTCCGATGGCATTGTGGAGACGGATCGTTTTGCGGCGCGCCGGGGCTTGATTGGTTGTCTTCCAACTGGGTCATTTCGGGCTCGCGAGTCGGGCCGTTCCGCCAGTTTTGGAAAGGTTCAGAGTTGAGCGATCTACCGTCTGCCTCGGATGCCAACCCCAGCCGAATTCAACCGACAGACACTGGCAGTTCGCGGCGGCTGTTCCGTGGTTGGTCCGCGAACGTGGCGCAGATTCTTCTTGGAGTGACTCAGCAGATACTCCTCGTTCCGATCTTTCTGAAATTCTGGAGCAGCGACACGCTCGCCGCCTGGCTCGCCATCTTTGCCGCCGGCAATTTGATCATCCTCGCCGACGTCGGATTGCAGCTGCGCGCAATCAATCGATTCTTCGCGTTCGGGTCGAGCAGCGATCGGGACGGTAGAACCGGGAGTTTCTATGCAGGCCTGCTGGGGGTCTATTTCCCCACGATTGCCGGTTGGAGCGTGTTGCTGGTCTTAGGCGCGATTTTGCTGCCGCCCTCGCGCGTGCTTGGGTTTAGTGCCACTGATGGCTTCGATGTCGCGATGATCGGGATGATGTTGGGCATGCTGCTCTCTCTGCCCGTCAGCCTCGTGGCCGGCCTCTATCGTGTTCGCGGCGAATATGGCCGGATGGTTTGGTTGCAAAACGCAAGCCTGCTTCTAGGCCAGATTGCCCAAATTCTCGCGATCGCCATCTTCGGAAGTCTTGTCGCAGTAGCTACCGCCTATGTCGCTTCGCAGCTTCTGCTGATGGGCTTCCTGATCTTCCATGATGCCCCGCGATTGTTTGTATTCCTCCGCCGCGTCCCGAGCCGCAAGTCTTGGCGTTGGCGCGCCGGGCAGTTTCGCCTCGCTTTTCCGTTCGCCATCGCCAACATCACCGAATTGACGCTTCTGAACCTGCCAGTGCTGCTCGTGAGTGCCCTCGTAGTCGACCGCGTCGCGGTCGTGCAGTGGGGCCTCACCCGCGTGATTGCGGGCCTGGTCAGGGGATTTTGTATCATGATGCTACTGCCAGTCGTTGCCGAACTCGGCCATTCCTACGCGATCAGCGACAAGGAGCGGTTGCGCCGGTTCTATGCGCAAGGATCGGTGTTCGTCACGGCACTCGCCAGCCTGATTGTCGCAGGCTTGCTGCCATTCTGGTCAGATTTTTTCACGCTTTGGACGCATGGAAGCATTCCTTACGACGCACCGCTCGTCCTGACTCTGCTGCTTGGCTCTGTGGCCTCGGCGCCTTCTCTGCTCGCCCTCGTTTACGCGAGCCACAGCAACCGCGGCCATCTCCTGGTCCGCACCAAGGGGCTACAACTGGTCGTTTTCCTGGTGCTGTCCTTTGTCCTGATACCGAGGCTCGGTCCGCTCGGAGCCGCGATCGCCATTGTCGCCAGCGATGTCCTGGTTCAATTCGGACTGCTCGGTGCTGTGATCATGCGACAGACATTACAGCATCCGCTGCGGCACACGGTGTTCATCGCGGCGGTCATGAGCACATTCGTTCTGACAGGGTGGGCTTTGGGGACCACGATCTCGGCCTTGGTCCCGGGAAGCGGGCTACAGCACTTCGTGGCCGAGTGCGTCTTATGGATGATCGCCGTCGGCCTATTGGCGAGCCCACTCCTGTCGACGAAGTTCCGTGAACGTCTGCTGGGTTTTGTACCGGCTTAGAATCCGGTAGCGCCATTCCCGTGGGGGCACGCGATAGGCGGCCGAGCGTAGTTTGGTTTGCGACGTCAGCGCGGTGTGAGCGCGAGGCGGTGCTTCAGCCGTGCCATCTGCACGGCGAATTGATCCCGGCCGAGCTCTGTCTCCCTGGCGAGCTGCTTCAATCGCTGTTCACCCGCTTCGCACAGACGCTCCCGGGTCCCCTCGGTCCGAAGGCTGATGAGCGCGTCGGCGAGCGAAGCTGGATCGTCATAGTCGAACAGGATGGCGGCATCGCCGGCTTGCGCCTTGAACGCCTCGGGATAGATGACGGGCGTTCCGACCGCCCAGGCCTCCAGTGGTGGCAGGTTGGTTGGTCCGAAGTAGCTGGGCATGACCAGCGCTGCAGCGCCGCGATAGAGGGCGCCGAGTTCGGAGGATTCCACGAAGCCGAGGATC includes:
- a CDS encoding acyltransferase family protein, which translates into the protein MDKIPEIDGLRALAILLVVLWHYVGASSEIGSASILWKLTIFGRSGVDLFFVLSGFLITRILLRNKGSKNYFSVFYARRALRILPIYYAMILVCAIASMVHFAPALFDGQIPLWTYVVGLQNLWMTARETYGAIWLAGTWSLAIEEQFYLLFPAVIALTSERRLRALLIAIIVLCPILRVFAWWHGGALATYGYYVLTPLRADNLAIGAIIALYAEGGADNRRLQTIANFMLIATSVFFPIYAIAIATDTDVQMAIWGHTYLGLFYGSLLFAVLKRRGSPSLAILRSRTAQFFARISYALYLVHVCVALLISLTFHLSRDVSTWQGVGVALSAFALSAAICALSATYFELPLIRFSQRYFRYGGARPNARTAFAGVSDKPAREPLSY